A window of Castanea sativa cultivar Marrone di Chiusa Pesio chromosome 8, ASM4071231v1 genomic DNA:
TAATAAGATGAATGGGCAATATGCCCATACACCATGTTATCCACCAATAGCATGTGTCATCATGTACCTCTCATACATGTTTAATTTAGTATTAATTCCTATGTCAATTCAAAGGATTAGTAAACAagaaattgactaatatatattgaaaccatataaagaaaaaatacagGAGATAATATTTCAGTTACGAATTAAAATCCCTGATTATCTTCTTTACATGGTGAATAAATCTACCTAGAAACCCGTCAATTATATTATCGGGTAAGGTTATGAATTTATGGTGCTTAAGTATTGCAATTAAGGACCACTTAGGGTAAAGGCTCTCAACCtccattatttttatcaaatttaagtATCTTAATTTTCGTTATTAAAGATGGTAAAagtcaaatttaattaattgctTTACCAAATATCAAAATCTCGATCTGGACAATTAATAGCATGGAACCAGATTTTATTAGGATTGAAATCCATCTAACAAGAGATTCTTGCTCCCTTTAAATTTGGAACGTGACATGCCTAAATTATATCTTTTAGCATATGCACATGCACAACTAAATTGGTTACATGTGTGAgaagttattttctttttgatcaaCAATATCACATATGTTATACACTAGTGGATGCAAGTAGTGGAACTATGGAAGGAATAATTCTCAACAGAATTGTTTTTAGTAGAAATCCTATAAGCGCATAAATGATTACCAAATTCACGCATAATGATCATGAGCATATACATGCTGCCTTGACTTTGAGAATGAACATGCTTCGAATTGTCATCATACAATCTGCTCTCAAAATAGTTTCAGATTATATCCATATGAATTCTTTAAATGAAAAAGATATCAATAGTAGGAGACAGCATTGTTCACATAGCTTAAGATATAACATGTTGTACCAAAATCTTTGGCTACGTATGCATTTGAGGTTTTGAGTTTTCCTCCTGTATACTTGTCTGCTTATTAAACATGCTTTTACAATTGATACATAAATCCACCACATGGTTTCATGAAAACTTTTGTGGTCTCTATATATTTGAGCATCATACTTTCACAAATTGAGCCATTATATTAGTGTTCAGTAtgaattaaattacattttttttttatgttatgcACATGCATATTTGTGTTATGCAAACATGCTAAGGTATACTATGCTAAAGACTATGTTGTGGACGCATCAACCGCCCATAAgccacaacaaattttatatatttgtggtTAATAACATTTGTGATTTCTTGCTTGACAATGTTGCTCCAAGCCAAATGTTTTACGCAACAAGAATACATGTAGTACAACAACAAGACTAGAGTATCTAGACTATCTCGATTGTACATATACTCTCAAGTCCACAGGATTAAGACTGAGAACTCATCAAGAAGAGCTTGCTAAAAAGGAGATCAAAGGTATGTGACATGATAGCATCATACCACCCCAtctctatctatatataattgttGAGACTGCTATAAGGTAATTTTGTACCAAGGCCAAAAATCATGGAAAAGCCTAGAATCTTTCCATAGCATCATgaatatttctttcttaaaaaaaatgctatatcAATATGCTATATGGCTCACACAATGATATGTAAGAGACATGGTGTTAAAAATTTAGCTTGAATATTTATTGAATGTGAAAGTATGATGATAGATCATGTATCAAGCATAAGTACTCTTTTTAAATTGTAGTATATGCATAACCAGTGGGATCACCCCTTAAAAGAAACTGGAGCAAAGGCAAAACGCCTATAAAATCTTACCAGTGGTCTCTTTACTCATATTACAAGTGTTTAATGAAACAATCTGCAAGTACATGTATAAATTGCAGAATAACAGGACTTTAGATAGTCGATCATAACAGTCAAGTGAATAGCCCGagaagaataagaaaagaaattggCCAGCTAGGCCACTATCTCAACAAAGAGACAAAAAGCAAGGGTCATTTCACTAGTTGTCATCAAATGATAAAGGAAGTAATAATAGAAGCCCCCGAGAGAGCCTTCGTCCCTAAAGGAAGGAAATATAATCGTGAATGGTCAACATGCCCTAGTCCTTGCACCTTCAAAAGAACGAAGCAAAAAAGATCCAAGCCTCAAACATGAAAGTAGCATGTTAAGCTTAACAAAAGAGATCTTAAAACTTGTCAAGAAGGCTACAACAATGAAAAGATCAAGGTATGTACATAATAGTATCGTAATTTAAGGTCTCTTGTCGAGGTAActcatttatttctttctttttaattagcCATGCCAAATATTATCTTATTAGAATTAAGTGCATATCAAGCTTGTATGATTATCTACAAACATGTACATATAAATCATGTTGAAAACATTGCTATAAAATTGTTACAACTATCACAGCTAATATGACTATATTATTAGTAGCATATGTTCCATCGTCATGAATCTGAGAAATTCTATTAAGTCTCCTAGACTTAAAATGTTAGATTATCGTATGGTCATGAGTTTAAGTCTCAATAAATTCCTGCTATCTCTGTCAACTCATCAAAATCTTTTTAAATTgctttcaaaattatatatggtgCAAGCACCTAACAAGGCTTAGTTTAAAACAAGCCTATAGTCAAAtagcttcaatttttatatatcataGAATACTTCTCTATGATTCATATGGAATGCATTTCGTTAACTGACATCCATAATTGTATAGTAAGCAATTGCATATTTGTACATTGTCATTACTAACAAAATGCAGCTAGCATTAGTGAAGTGACTTAAGCGTACAATTAAAGAAAATGGAAGAGGAAATTGCTATTACAAACAGCAATGACCATAGTTGTCAAAGcacgtataaaaaaaaaaaaaaggttccaaTCATGATAAACCACTCCTATAGTCATCAACAAACAAGAATtgcatttttcatgtttgaacAGGAGCAACGACGTGGCCTAGTTTTTACACCttcaaaaaattgaagcaaaagAGATCTAGGCCTTAGACATGAAGTATCATGTTGAGCTTAAAAATTCTTGAAAAGAGAAGAGCTCGTCATCTTAAAAAGGGAAGAGCTTGTCGAGAAGATCCCAGCAATAAAAAGATTGAGGTATGTGACAAAATAATGTCGTCATTTAAGGTAACACATTTATCTGTCTCTTTTATATTCGTCTATAAATATTTACACCTAGTAAGGTTTCATGCAAAAATGTATGTACTACTAGATAGATCACAAAAGAGGTAAAACTCTAGGGttacaagaaaataagaaaaaggccCACTTAGGCCACTGGTGACTTATTATTCATGTAtgcatttttctaaaatttttgtttaaccAAGTCTTGGCAGGTGCATGTGCTACTTAATGCAAATATCAACATGACCTCAAGAAGGTCCAAAATGACATGGCATTAAGGAATCTTTCCAGCAaaaagtgataagattccgccaaaacggatgtaaatcactaatgaagcctaagtgacaagattccttaaatggacgtaagtcaccaaaaaatggctaagtgataagattctgccaagatggatgtaaatcactaacAAAGCCTAAGTGaaaagattccttaaatggatgtaagtcaccaaaaactagctaagtgataagattccgccaagacggatgtaaatcactaacaaagcctaagtgacaagattccttaaatgaatgtaagtcaccaaaaaatggctaagtgataagattctaCCAAGAcagatgtaaatcactgacgaagcctaagtgacaagattccttaaatggatgtaagtcatcaaaaaatggctaagtgataagattccgccaagacggatgtaaatcactaacgaagcctaagtgacaagattccttaaatggatgtaagtcaccaaaaaatggctaagtgataagattccgccaaGACGGATGTACATCACTAacgaagcctaagtgacaagattccttaaatggatgtaagtcaccaaaaaagaaaaaggataagaTTCCGCTAGACTGATGTAAATCGCTGACGAAGTCTAAATAACGAAGCTCCGTAACtggatgtaagtcacctaaaAGTGGCTAAGTGACTAAATACCCTTAGACGAGTGTAAGCAAACAAGGATTCTCACACAAACGCAAGTCACACGCAAATCAAGAATATCAAACATGACAaccaaaaaatgaatgaaagaagAAGCATCGAAGTGATCAAAAATGGTCATCCAAACAAATCACCTTGCTCTTCAGCAGTGATAAAAAATGGTCATCCAAAAGAAATCACCCCGCTCTCTAGcagtgataaaaaatgatcatcCAAAGAAATTAGCTCACTTTCAGGATCAAGCTATAATCCCTCGAACATCCAAAAAGACCTTCAAAAGGCGGATACTAAGAAGTCGTCGCAAAAATACTACCGTTCTTGAAGGAGAAAGTAGTTGAAGATAAAGAAGTTTGAATCTAAACAAGTCGAGAATATTCCTAAAGTCTGACTAGCACAAAGAAAAATCAGACTTGGGAATGGGGGGCAATTGATGAgtccataaaaattattaaggtCGTCCATCTTAATGGATGGTCTTTGCGTCATTAGTAGGCCATCAAAGATAGATGAGTAACTGCCCAACACATTCAATAACAATCATCAAAGGCCTTAAACCCTCTCATCAAGACAAAGAATGTTACAAATAGGGTAATAATCACCCTCATTTATGTCCAACGGCTACCTAAGTCACCTATAAAAGGGACAATTTGTCCATTTGCAAAGGTACGTCAAAAAAACTACTACAAAACACTGTCTATATACACAATAGATGAGTTgatactaacttaagcatcggaggctcTCCCACCGGGCACAACCCGGTGGTCTCTTCAATCGGTCCCTCCTTTATTTTGCAGGTCCTACAAGATTGTCTAATGCTCCGGATTTGACGAGTGACCCAATTGACGATTTTGGCTTCATCAGTTTGTATACGATACTCCTATTTCTTCGGCTTCAGATTGGGAGAGTTTGTTCCATAAATCGTCAAGAGAATCCATGGAATATTTAGGTACAAGTAGTGAGAAATATGGGGAAAGGAGGTGGAGGACAATGGTTTGCGTAGACCCTACCAGTCACTAGTAACTAGAGGGGACAAGGAAACTTGTACAGAGAAAGGACAGAAAAGCTCCACTGAGAGACTCAAAGAGcgaccataatttttttttttatagagtttttaCAGTACTCTACTCCCAAATATTTCTGAGTTCAAAAATTCGAAGGAGAAAAGTTAACATTCGAGTATAAATTCCATTATCAAGTTCATTAAACAGGGGAGTTAGCCTTTAGCCGGttcattaaaaaatgatgtttagTATCCATTTATATAAAACTAGTCACTAACTCGTGCGATGGACGGGAAAGTTCTTAGAGGATAGGGTTAACCTGCATGGTGGAGTTGTACCATGGCTACCAAAGTTTGTTCCTAAGGTTGgactcaaaattatcaaaaatggAATTTTGAGCTTTTCAGGTGCCAATATTTTAGAGCATCTTGCTAGCTCTTTCATTGAGGCAAAATAATCAAGTGAagattatgaaaataaaatgccTAAAAATGAGTGTAAATATTAAAGTATGTAAATGCAGAACTGAAATAGGAAGGAAAATTTTCTAACATGTTCCCAATTTTTCTGAAGTTCCAAAATATGCTGATAATATGTGAGACACTCAGCATGATGTACAACAACTAACTTTCTTTTATCAAGGCCTTTGTTTTAATAATGCCAATCacttcaaagaaaaatatgtcaTTTGTGAGATATAGAAAAAGATGACCATAAGTTAGGTTAAATAACATAGACCAAAGTCTAAAATTCGCTATAGCAAAAACTTAGGTGCCAAATCTATTTTACTTGGTACTATTAAGCAATGACCATTCACCAATTTAAACTCTAGCATCAAGATTGATGCAACCAACATTTAAAATGGAAATTTGACTTTATGTTTCTACCGTATTAAAATCTACTTACAAACCACTCTAAgacaatttctttcaaatcaaGGATTTCATCAACAATTTGCAATTATGATTGAAGATAATATGACTAAACAACATCAAGATATAATATATACTGATATATACAAATAACAAAGAAACTGAAATTTAGCTCCACAAATAAAACCAAATTTGGTTACCAAATAGAAAAGTAGATGTGCGAGACCAAAGTGATTGCAAAGGTATTTTAAAAACATAGCCAAGTAAGGGATAGAGACTTTAGAGTACCTTGGTGTCATTCtcattgttgttattgttgatgcTTGGATAGGTTGTGAGTACAGCTCATGATCCATTGTAGCATCCAGACTCATTTTAATCACAAATACAAAcataaaaactatttaaaaatcaaatagatGAACCACAATACAATGAAAAAGTCAAATTCTCAAACTTTGATGGTAATTTTACAAACGCAAATTGAATTCTAACTTTGTAATTCAAGAATAATATCAAtacaaattaattgaatttcaaattcatattcacatttttgtactttttatttataattgccAAAAATGTAAAAGGTTTTCCCAAACTGCAAAATTTTGTCAGagttaacaaattttatatacctAGTGGAAACCCTTGGTTCTTTATGATCACAGAAAAAGTTCATTATTTACTACCTTCATGAACAAAGAATATTCAATTAAATGTCATCAATTTGTTATAAGATATGCTCGTTTAGTTATGACCAAGCCAATTTTTACAATTAggaaaatcaaaacacaaaagcttcttttagccaaaattttttatttatgtattaatatattttttggctTGTGGCAAATCCAAGCTTCTTTTTAACTGAAATGCTCCACACTAATCTCAAAAAGATTTAAATACAAAAGCTGCTGCTCTTGGCATAATAAGTGGAACTTTTAAATTACATTAACACTTATCTTAAATAAGTAGGTTGCTGAATTAAATAAATTCTACTCAGTTCAAGACACACCAGCAATTTTTATAGTGAGGCTAAACTGTCTGCTATACAAAAGCTAATTGGAAATTATGtttcaaacaaaacatatgTATGCACATTTATGTTACCAATATCAACATGTAATACaaagtttaaagaaaatcaaaccaacccatcaacaaaaaagtaaataatcgCTATGTTTTTTCTAGAACAATTAGGTAAACAACCATTTCACTATTTCAGTAAGGATGAAAAATTTTCTATCAGATTATCCTAAATACTTACTCTGAAGCTTCCTTCTATCATAGTGATTTACATATTCAAATGGCTTGTTAAATCCTCTTCACTAATTCAAAACTGAGGCATCCAAACCTGTCATGATCGCCACATTTCAGATAAGTACAGgccttaaatttatttaataaaaatatgcacTTTTCCTCCCACAAAAGGTTAAATACTCCTAGATATAACCAAAGGGCTAAAGACTTTTCAATTTGATCTAACCAATCAAATCCAACACCTCTTAGCACAACAATTTATATCAATTGTATCCATCACCTATTTGGTCCCTCAAAATAAATACAAgttatagaaaacaaaaaattttctagCATGACATACTttgcaaaacataaaaaacatgtaaaatctactttttcttctttgtattttcttttaattccagaacccatcataaaattaaaaacaaaatttattgtttaaaagGGAAATACAAATCAATTATTGGTATATCTTTGAATCTGTGACCTTTACCTACCACACCATATCAAAAGATTCATAATCCAAAAACACATGCTTAGGCATCCCTGACAATGAACACCTCTCTATCTTGCTATGATCAAATCAAGCCTACTTCATTTAGTAAAAGCTGAAATTTACGATTAGCACACATGTTTCCACAATCCCACCCCATGACAGTTTATAATCCAACCTAGATTGCTTAATGTGCAGGTCACGCTTTTAGACTCAAACTCAATACGCTATAATGTGGGGTTGATTCTGATGCCAAAACCCATATCCCCAATCCTGTagtaaaatttgatatattaaaaGGAACCAAAATTGAGGGAGAACCTATATTAGGGTTTCAAGTATTGATAATAACCAATtctaaatcaaaacaaaatctgAACCAATTTCttaaatcaaaaccaaacaaaatagcCAAACCTAAATCCTATTAAACAcccaaaattaatataaaagatTTTACCTGTAGCCATTCCAGCAGTTTGATGTTAGGTTTACTTTCACTTTCTTCAATTGAAGCTTACCGTCGCTGGAGAAGAGAGAAAGCTCTGCGTCTAGGTTTTCCATTTTTGGGTTCCTGCGTATGGGTCTTGCAGTGTTTGTTGGGTTGAGTTTGTGTTTGCATTTGAAGGAGAGACAGAGAGTCAGAGATTGAGAAATAGGGTTTTGTATCGGCATCTATTTAGGAGTTGAAGAGAGTAAATTTTATTGGGATTGTTTTAGGGAGAAATAGTTAAgggttttagttttttctttaatagtttttttttttttaaataatgctgatatgtaaaaatgtggaaaactatctatatagatagttttccttttctattgaacattttcctttgtttcAGTCAatgaaaaatgtggaaaactatctatATAGACGTGGGATATCAATTTCTCTTTTCGATCTaactcttttctcttttcaataCAACACATTTAAACATGCATCATATGCTAAAGTAGCTGAAGCAATTACTGAGAAATTTATGACTAAATGTACTCCAAATCATGTGGAACATCGCTTTAAAACACTCAAAACCAATTGGAATACAATTGCATTACTTCGTAATAAGAAAAGCGGGTTTGGATGGAATGATGATTTGAAAATCATCACCTGTGATAGGACAGTGTATGATGAAGAAGTCGTGGTAagaaacttttattatttttattttataggtagAAACTTTTTAGTTTGTAtcattgtaaaatttaaatttttttcattatttttattgctCTCATATTAGTTTTTgactcttttcctttctttctctttttcattgtttcttttcctttctttacaCAGGCACATCCAAATCATGCACAATTTCTAAACAAGAAAATTGAGATGTTTGATGAGATGGCTTTGGTTGTGGGTAAGGATATGGCTACAGGAGGTTTTTCCAAGGGAGTTAGTGATATAGGTGTAGAAGCATTGGATGACTCACCTCCGCTTGTtgatgctaatgatgatgacaTATCCAAAAAGAAGCAAGTTGATCCCTCACATGTCGCTTCAAATGAAACAAGGTCTCACAGGAAACGAAGTCATGCTACTATGATTGAAGATGCTGTTTACCAAGATTTGTCTATACAACTTGGTAAGGTTGCCTCTGCAATAGAAAAGATTTCTGAAAATCAGCTAAATTTTGGTAGTCTTTATGAAGAAGTTATGAAGATGGATGGGTTTGAAGAAAATATGCTTGCGGCTGCATTTGACCATTTGAATGGGGATGAAAAACAAGCAAGGTCATTTATGTTGAAAAATGACAAGCTTCGTAGACAATGGCTACAGAACTTCTTTGACAACTATTTAAGCCAATTTTGATTATGTAGGTgcatttttgttagaatttatGCTTTTCTATTTGGACAATTTGACATTTTTGGTATTTATCAAACTATTTGGTGTCTAGTTTGTAGGTTTCAAGATCATTTTAATAAGCATTGGTTTTCAACTTTTAGTTCTTTTGTTTCATGGGTATGTGAATCTGGAAGCAACTTTTAGTCCTTTTGTTggctaaaaattattttaatatggaATGATTGGTTTGCCATTGTTACTAGTGGATATTGATTGCATAATTTTGGTGGTTAAGAGTGTAAGTGCCATGCTCAATCATGACAGAAAGCTGAGAAAGTTATCTGCTACAAAGGTGTAGGATGGTAAAACTTAAGCACTTCTTGGCAATATGTGTATTTCTATTCACTTGGTATTGATGCTTAGAGTTCCAGAGCCACAAAAATTGCAGTGGTATAGTTACAATGAgatagttttctaaaaaaatgagatagtttttcaaaaaatatttgtgcataccaaacactagaaaacatttt
This region includes:
- the LOC142605510 gene encoding uncharacterized protein LOC142605510, which translates into the protein MKNVENYLYRRGISISLFDLTLFSFQYNTFKHASYAKVAEAITEKFMTKCTPNHVEHRFKTLKTNWNTIALLRNKKSGFGWNDDLKIITCDRTVYDEEVVAHPNHAQFLNKKIEMFDEMALVVGKDMATGGFSKGVSDIGVEALDDSPPLVDANDDDISKKKQVDPSHVASNETRSHRKRSHATMIEDAVYQDLSIQLGKVASAIEKISENQLNFGSLYEEVMKMDGFEENMLAAAFDHLNGDEKQARSFMLKNDKLRRQWLQNFFDNYLSQF